In a genomic window of uncultured Sphaerochaeta sp.:
- the jag gene encoding RNA-binding cell elongation regulator Jag/EloR, with translation MMKEFEGRTEQEAIAKAIEELHIEREDFDVEIVEPVRKGLFKKSNVRIRIHFDEAGEVEEESFDFTRAEEEPEIEAPINSDLEDKLLAFVATILDKMGYEGRVTISFRKERKLGLNIESDNSSIIIGRKGKNLDAIQLLANVYAGQIDPDMKVVVDSENYRMRHEEQLIRMAFKTAEQVRKSGRSRLLEPMNPYERRLVHTALNDFGGVDTKSEGEGLYKQIRISNQKH, from the coding sequence ATGATGAAAGAATTCGAAGGACGTACCGAGCAGGAAGCAATCGCAAAAGCGATTGAGGAACTGCATATCGAGCGTGAAGATTTCGATGTGGAAATCGTTGAACCGGTTCGAAAAGGCCTGTTCAAGAAGAGCAATGTACGCATCAGGATCCATTTTGATGAGGCAGGAGAGGTCGAGGAAGAGTCCTTCGATTTTACTCGTGCCGAAGAAGAACCAGAGATTGAGGCTCCGATCAACAGCGACCTTGAGGACAAGCTTCTGGCATTCGTAGCCACCATCCTCGACAAGATGGGATACGAGGGAAGAGTGACCATCTCCTTCCGCAAGGAACGTAAGTTGGGACTGAACATTGAGAGTGACAACTCAAGCATCATCATCGGTCGCAAGGGAAAGAATCTCGATGCAATCCAATTGCTTGCAAATGTCTATGCCGGTCAGATCGACCCCGATATGAAAGTTGTGGTTGACAGTGAAAACTACCGGATGCGCCATGAGGAACAACTGATCAGGATGGCCTTCAAGACTGCTGAACAGGTGCGAAAGAGTGGACGCAGCAGACTTCTTGAGCCGATGAACCCGTATGAACGAAGACTTGTCCATACCGCGCTCAATGACTTTGGGGGTGTGGATACCAAGAGTGAAGGGGAAGGCCTTTACAAGCAGATCCGCATTTCAAACCAAAAACACTAA